Proteins from a single region of Novosphingobium sp. CECT 9465:
- the cobT gene encoding nicotinate-nucleotide--dimethylbenzimidazole phosphoribosyltransferase — protein sequence MTITPALVEARLDSLAKPPGSLGQLEALAVQLAVAQGTCTPLSRPRRLVLFAADHGVVAQGVTPWPQAVTTAMLATILSGRATSTALAAVHGVDVRVVDAGVAQPPAGPYPAHYRSAPVAPGTADLANGPAMDAAHFDAAWELGADEAKAAVAAGFRVLIAGEMGIGNTTASACLTHALTGVDADTATGSGAGADPAMRAHKRAIVEQAVARIGSARDKAALAAIAGFEIVAMAGFYAAGAAAGAVLLLDGYVTTAAALIAEKLAPGTARSMIAGHRSAEPGHGAALAQLGLTPILDWQMRLGEGTGALTALPLLDSAAALLCDVATLDEVLGP from the coding sequence ATGACCATCACCCCGGCCCTTGTGGAGGCCCGCCTCGATAGTCTGGCCAAGCCGCCCGGCAGTCTGGGACAGCTTGAAGCGCTGGCGGTGCAACTGGCAGTGGCTCAGGGTACATGTACCCCGCTTAGCCGTCCGCGCCGACTGGTGCTCTTCGCCGCCGATCACGGCGTGGTCGCGCAAGGCGTCACGCCGTGGCCGCAGGCGGTGACGACGGCGATGCTGGCCACGATCCTGTCTGGCCGCGCCACCAGCACGGCGCTGGCCGCTGTGCATGGCGTGGATGTGCGGGTGGTCGATGCCGGTGTGGCGCAGCCGCCTGCCGGCCCTTATCCGGCGCACTACCGTTCTGCCCCGGTTGCACCCGGCACCGCCGATCTTGCCAATGGCCCGGCGATGGATGCCGCACACTTCGATGCCGCATGGGAGCTCGGTGCGGACGAGGCGAAGGCGGCAGTGGCTGCGGGGTTCCGTGTGCTGATCGCGGGCGAGATGGGCATCGGCAATACCACCGCGTCTGCCTGCCTCACCCATGCCCTGACCGGCGTGGATGCCGATACCGCGACGGGCAGCGGCGCGGGCGCGGACCCGGCGATGCGGGCGCACAAGCGCGCGATCGTGGAACAGGCGGTCGCCCGGATTGGCAGCGCGCGTGACAAGGCGGCGCTGGCCGCCATCGCCGGGTTCGAGATCGTGGCCATGGCGGGATTCTACGCTGCGGGCGCTGCGGCGGGCGCGGTGCTGTTGCTTGATGGTTATGTAACCACCGCCGCCGCGCTGATTGCCGAAAAACTCGCGCCCGGTACGGCCCGTTCCATGATTGCGGGCCATCGCTCGGCAGAACCGGGGCATGGCGCGGCCCTTGCCCAGCTTGGCCTCACCCCGATACTTGATTGGCAGATGCGGCTGGGCGAAGGCACCGGCGCGCTGACCGCCCTGCCGCTGCTGGACAGTGCTGCCGCGCTGCTGTGCGATGTCGCGACGCTTGATGAAGTGCTGGGGCCATGA
- a CDS encoding cobyric acid synthase: MAAVMLQGTGSDVGKSVLVAGLCRLLANRGLSVLPFKPQNMSNNAAVTADGGEIGRAQALQALACRAPLSVDMNPVLLKPQSDRSAQVVVHGKVRGTLGAEYYRSRKGELLEAVMASYRRLRAQADIVVVEGAGSPAEINLRAGDIANMGFARAANVPVVLVGDIDRGGVIASIVGTRAVIDPEDSAMIRGFLINKFRGDVALFDDGYAAIAQRTGWEGLGVVPWIAAARALPAEDAVTLQTPDAMGGGVMEIAVPMLSRIANFDDFDPLANEPGVRLTMVPPGTPIPATASLIIIPGTKATIADLGFLRAQGWDIDIAAHVRRGGRVLGICGGYQMLGRTIADPEGIEGAPETVPGLGLLPLDTVMQVDKTLREAAGVSIGDNAPFRGYEIHAGTTTCSTNGNTRPLLRMADGRDEGAISVDGRVAGCYIHGLFDLAAQRRGWIDGLSNGVDQDAAVDAALDDLAAALDRYVAVDRLLAIAGQAA; encoded by the coding sequence GTGGCTGCTGTAATGTTGCAGGGGACCGGCTCTGACGTCGGCAAATCGGTGCTGGTGGCGGGCCTGTGCCGGTTGCTGGCCAATCGCGGGTTGAGCGTGCTGCCGTTCAAGCCGCAGAACATGTCGAACAACGCCGCCGTCACTGCCGATGGCGGAGAGATCGGCCGGGCGCAGGCCTTGCAGGCGCTTGCCTGCCGCGCGCCCCTGTCTGTCGATATGAACCCGGTGCTGCTCAAGCCGCAGTCTGATCGCAGCGCGCAAGTGGTGGTGCATGGCAAAGTGCGCGGTACGTTGGGCGCGGAATATTACCGCAGCCGCAAGGGCGAACTGCTGGAAGCGGTCATGGCGTCCTACCGCCGCTTGCGCGCGCAGGCCGATATCGTCGTGGTCGAAGGCGCGGGCAGCCCGGCAGAGATCAACTTGCGCGCAGGCGACATCGCCAACATGGGCTTTGCCCGCGCGGCCAACGTGCCGGTGGTGCTGGTCGGCGATATTGATCGCGGCGGCGTGATCGCCTCTATCGTCGGCACCAGGGCGGTTATCGACCCTGAAGATTCCGCAATGATCCGGGGCTTCCTGATCAACAAGTTTCGCGGTGATGTGGCGCTGTTCGATGATGGCTATGCCGCGATTGCGCAGCGGACCGGCTGGGAAGGGCTGGGCGTGGTCCCGTGGATCGCCGCCGCGCGGGCGCTTCCGGCCGAAGACGCGGTAACATTGCAAACGCCCGATGCCATGGGCGGCGGCGTGATGGAAATCGCGGTGCCGATGCTGTCGCGCATCGCCAATTTCGATGATTTCGATCCGCTGGCCAATGAACCTGGCGTTCGCCTCACGATGGTGCCACCCGGCACACCCATCCCCGCCACCGCCTCGCTCATCATCATTCCCGGCACCAAGGCGACGATTGCCGATCTGGGGTTTCTGCGCGCGCAGGGCTGGGACATCGATATTGCCGCTCATGTCCGGCGCGGCGGGCGGGTGCTGGGCATTTGCGGCGGCTACCAGATGCTGGGCCGCACCATAGCCGATCCTGAAGGGATCGAAGGCGCGCCCGAAACGGTGCCAGGTCTGGGGCTGTTGCCGCTCGATACCGTAATGCAGGTGGACAAGACCTTGCGCGAAGCAGCTGGGGTCAGCATCGGCGATAATGCACCGTTTCGGGGCTATGAAATCCACGCCGGGACCACCACCTGTTCCACTAACGGCAATACCCGCCCGCTGCTGCGCATGGCCGATGGGCGTGATGAGGGCGCGATCAGCGTCGATGGCCGCGTGGCCGGCTGCTATATCCACGGCCTGTTCGATCTGGCAGCGCAGCGGCGCGGCTGGATCGATGGTCTATCCAACGGCGTCGATCAGGATGCGGCGGTGGATGCCGCGCTCGATGACCTGGCTGCGGCGCTTGACAGGTATGTCGCGGTGGATCGTCTGCTCGCGATTGCGGGGCAGGCGGCATGA
- the cbiB gene encoding adenosylcobinamide-phosphate synthase CbiB gives MIADRPEQLLAVLIVEAALGYPAWLLVRIGHPVMWAGRLIAGMDRRWNHGLRARAAGVVAAIVLVVTGSAAGLAIEWVASEGLASGWTGTVAIILIATTGLAQRSLHDHVAAVIRPLAAGDLEAARIALSGIVGRDTAVLDASGIAAAATETLAESFCDGIVAPAFWFLLLGLPGLFVFKCVSTADSMIGHCDARYRQFGWASARLDDALNWLPARLAGALICLCAGKGWRTMWRDSGNHLSPNAGWPESAMAGALGVRLGGGAAYDGEWIARQSLGEGPAPGVAELNRAMAVYRRACVLLWLSVGGIAWLL, from the coding sequence ATGATCGCAGATCGCCCCGAACAATTGCTGGCGGTGCTGATCGTCGAGGCAGCGCTGGGCTATCCGGCATGGCTGCTGGTGCGCATAGGCCATCCGGTGATGTGGGCGGGGCGATTGATCGCAGGCATGGACCGGCGCTGGAACCATGGTCTTCGCGCCCGCGCGGCCGGTGTGGTCGCCGCGATTGTGCTGGTGGTTACGGGCAGTGCGGCAGGGCTGGCCATCGAATGGGTGGCCAGCGAAGGGTTGGCCAGCGGCTGGACTGGCACCGTCGCCATTATCCTGATCGCCACCACCGGCCTTGCCCAGCGCAGCCTGCACGATCATGTTGCCGCCGTGATCCGGCCTTTGGCGGCGGGCGATCTTGAAGCAGCACGTATTGCGCTGTCCGGCATCGTCGGGCGCGATACCGCCGTACTGGACGCCTCTGGCATCGCCGCCGCCGCCACTGAAACCCTTGCGGAAAGCTTCTGCGATGGCATCGTCGCCCCCGCTTTCTGGTTCCTGTTGCTGGGTCTGCCCGGTCTGTTCGTGTTCAAGTGCGTCTCCACGGCAGACAGCATGATCGGCCATTGTGATGCCCGCTATCGCCAGTTCGGCTGGGCCTCGGCGCGGCTGGACGATGCGCTCAACTGGCTGCCCGCACGCCTTGCCGGGGCCTTGATCTGCCTTTGTGCGGGAAAGGGCTGGCGGACCATGTGGCGCGATTCCGGCAATCACCTTTCCCCCAACGCCGGCTGGCCCGAAAGCGCGATGGCCGGGGCGCTGGGCGTCAGGCTGGGCGGCGGCGCCGCCTATGACGGCGAATGGATCGCGCGCCAGTCGCTGGGTGAGGGGCCTGCACCGGGTGTTGCCGAACTGAACCGGGCCATGGCGGTCTATCGCCGCGCCTGCGTCCTGCTATGGCTGTCTGTCGGAGGCATCGCGTGGCTGCTGTAA
- a CDS encoding iron ABC transporter permease gives MKLNLGLLAAVLLTMLVSLMAGRTWVPFDHWLAGDLQSLIVMELRLPRAFVGAIVGASLCMAGAAMQGYLRNPLADPGLFGVSSSAALGAVVSLYFGFAISAWLLPIFALTGAGLGMAALAILAGRSGSLILFTLSGVILSSLTGALTSLLISLAPTPFASSEIVTWLMGALMDRSWDDVRIALPVSLVGMGALLWAARYLDALTLGDAAARSMGVNMARLQWLIVIGVGLTVGSSVAVAGIIGFVGLVVPHLVRPLVGHEPSALLIPSALTGALLVVLADCLVRILPSTSEVRLGIAMACLGTPFFMMLLFKMRREVA, from the coding sequence ATGAAGCTGAATCTCGGACTACTGGCCGCCGTGCTGCTGACCATGCTGGTATCACTGATGGCCGGGCGGACATGGGTGCCGTTCGATCATTGGCTGGCCGGTGATCTGCAATCGCTGATCGTGATGGAACTGCGCCTCCCGCGCGCATTTGTCGGCGCCATCGTGGGGGCCAGCCTTTGCATGGCGGGTGCGGCGATGCAGGGATACCTGCGCAATCCGCTGGCCGATCCCGGCCTGTTCGGCGTATCGTCCAGCGCGGCGCTGGGGGCTGTCGTTTCGCTCTATTTCGGCTTTGCCATATCGGCGTGGCTGCTGCCGATCTTTGCGCTGACAGGTGCGGGCCTTGGCATGGCGGCACTGGCAATACTGGCGGGCCGGTCGGGCAGCCTGATCCTGTTCACCCTGTCGGGCGTGATCCTGTCAAGCCTGACCGGAGCGTTGACCAGCCTGCTGATCAGCCTTGCCCCCACGCCCTTTGCCTCGTCCGAGATCGTCACCTGGCTGATGGGCGCGCTGATGGATCGCAGCTGGGATGATGTGCGGATTGCCCTGCCGGTGTCGCTCGTCGGCATGGGCGCGCTGCTGTGGGCGGCGCGGTATCTTGATGCGCTGACGCTCGGCGATGCTGCGGCCCGCTCGATGGGCGTCAACATGGCACGGCTGCAATGGCTGATCGTGATCGGTGTGGGGTTGACCGTCGGCAGTTCGGTGGCGGTGGCCGGGATCATCGGCTTCGTCGGACTGGTCGTGCCGCATCTGGTACGCCCGCTGGTCGGGCATGAACCGTCGGCTTTGCTTATCCCCTCGGCGTTGACGGGGGCCTTGCTGGTTGTGCTGGCCGATTGTCTGGTGCGGATACTGCCTTCCACTTCGGAAGTGCGGCTGGGCATTGCGATGGCCTGCCTTGGCACACCGTTCTTCATGATGCTGTTGTTCAAGATGCGCCGGGAGGTGGCGTGA
- a CDS encoding adenosylcobinamide-GDP ribazoletransferase — protein MMLAKICSAVLLPLLLAIQFLTRLPVTAAVPPLDKAQLKAGLRRSVLWFPLVGGLIGGIGALVLWGAGMLWPRVIAVVLMLIVEARLTGAFHEDAVADFCDGFGGGMTAERIREIMKDSRIGTYGALGLMLAVGLRAALLIALPAALLLPALVASAAFGRWMAVVAMVIVPPLDQTGSLAKDIGQRPGLAILGGATLLALPFVTPLAMVAPGGMLAGTGCALLFLLWFRQALMRHLGGVTGDCLGFAVYAGQLIVLLCASAQWPAP, from the coding sequence ATGATGCTGGCCAAAATCTGCAGCGCGGTGCTGCTGCCCCTGCTGCTGGCTATCCAGTTCCTCACGCGCCTGCCCGTCACCGCCGCGGTCCCGCCTCTCGACAAGGCACAACTGAAGGCGGGTCTGCGCCGCTCAGTCCTTTGGTTTCCGCTGGTGGGCGGGTTGATCGGCGGCATTGGCGCGCTGGTGCTGTGGGGCGCAGGGATGCTGTGGCCGCGCGTGATCGCGGTGGTGCTGATGCTGATCGTGGAGGCCCGGTTGACCGGCGCATTCCACGAAGATGCCGTGGCCGACTTTTGCGATGGCTTCGGTGGCGGGATGACGGCGGAGCGTATCCGCGAGATCATGAAGGACAGCCGCATCGGCACGTATGGCGCGCTGGGCCTGATGCTGGCGGTGGGCCTGCGCGCGGCCCTGCTGATTGCGCTTCCGGCAGCCTTGCTCCTGCCAGCGCTGGTCGCATCCGCCGCATTCGGCCGTTGGATGGCGGTCGTGGCGATGGTCATCGTGCCGCCGCTCGATCAGACGGGCAGTCTGGCCAAGGACATTGGCCAGCGCCCCGGCCTGGCGATCCTTGGCGGCGCAACCCTGCTGGCGCTGCCGTTCGTTACACCCCTGGCCATGGTCGCGCCGGGCGGGATGCTGGCGGGAACCGGCTGCGCGCTGTTGTTCCTGCTGTGGTTCCGGCAAGCGCTGATGCGCCATCTGGGCGGCGTGACCGGCGATTGCCTCGGCTTTGCTGTATATGCAGGGCAACTCATCGTCTTGCTCTGTGCGAGTGCGCAATGGCCAGCGCCCTGA
- a CDS encoding ABC transporter substrate-binding protein, whose protein sequence is MIRRPALFTPAVLLALALLLAGCGSAGGRAAPETGGQPRRIVSMNPCVDAVLMEIADPAQIAAISHYSQDPRATSIPLERALRYRAVSGSAEDVIGAAPDLVIAGPHVSIQTIAALKRLGIPLMQLTVPESVAENQVQISQIAARIGRGPQGVALNSRIDAAMAASRWRAAPIDALIWQGSGLVPGKGTLADELMTHTGFRNMSGPMNLSKWDILPLEGLLDHPPAVLLAGRADMGAGSGDGNRMLTHPALVKAGKQITVADYPSNLLHCGGPVIVRSVERLAAVRRAWRASR, encoded by the coding sequence TTGATCCGCCGTCCCGCCCTGTTCACGCCCGCCGTGCTCCTTGCGCTGGCGTTGCTGCTGGCCGGATGTGGCAGTGCAGGGGGCCGTGCCGCGCCTGAAACAGGCGGACAACCCCGGCGGATCGTTTCGATGAACCCCTGTGTCGATGCCGTGCTTATGGAAATAGCCGATCCTGCACAGATCGCCGCGATCAGCCATTATTCGCAGGATCCCCGCGCCACGTCGATCCCGCTGGAGCGCGCATTGCGCTATCGGGCGGTGTCGGGTTCGGCAGAGGACGTGATCGGTGCCGCGCCCGATCTGGTGATCGCGGGGCCGCACGTTTCGATCCAGACGATTGCCGCGCTCAAACGGCTGGGCATTCCGCTGATGCAATTGACCGTGCCCGAAAGCGTCGCTGAAAATCAGGTACAGATTTCACAGATTGCCGCAAGGATCGGACGCGGCCCCCAGGGCGTGGCGCTCAATTCGCGGATCGATGCGGCGATGGCGGCCAGCCGCTGGCGCGCGGCCCCCATCGATGCGCTGATCTGGCAGGGCAGCGGACTGGTGCCGGGCAAGGGCACACTGGCCGACGAACTGATGACGCACACCGGATTCCGCAACATGAGCGGGCCGATGAACCTCAGTAAATGGGACATCCTGCCGCTGGAAGGATTGCTGGACCATCCCCCCGCCGTGTTGCTGGCCGGGCGGGCCGATATGGGCGCAGGCAGTGGTGACGGGAACCGGATGCTCACTCACCCCGCACTGGTAAAGGCGGGAAAGCAGATCACGGTCGCGGACTATCCGTCCAACCTGCTTCATTGCGGCGGGCCTGTGATCGTGCGCTCGGTCGAACGGCTGGCAGCGGTGCGCCGCGCATGGAGAGCATCGCGATGA
- the bluB gene encoding 5,6-dimethylbenzimidazole synthase, translating to MTSPVFSPAFADDLDTLLAWRRDVRHFNATPLPDGTLDHLLDRACLAPSVGNSQPWRFVRVVSAERRNAIITHVEAENQRAAAIYQDEARAAYDALKLHGLREAPEHLAVFCELDPKAGRGLGRQTMPETLAYSVVMAIHTLWLSARAIGVGMGWVSIVDPAAVNGMLAVPEDWRFVAMLCLGYPAQDSETPELVRCHWQDRLPADQTRFIR from the coding sequence ATGACCAGCCCGGTCTTTTCGCCCGCCTTCGCCGATGATCTCGATACGTTGCTGGCATGGCGGCGCGACGTGCGCCATTTCAACGCAACGCCTCTGCCGGACGGAACGCTCGATCATCTGCTTGACCGCGCCTGCCTCGCGCCATCGGTCGGCAACAGCCAGCCTTGGCGCTTTGTACGGGTAGTATCGGCGGAACGGCGCAATGCGATCATCACCCACGTCGAAGCGGAAAACCAGCGCGCTGCCGCGATCTATCAGGATGAAGCCCGTGCCGCCTACGATGCGCTGAAGCTGCATGGGTTGCGCGAAGCGCCCGAACATCTCGCGGTGTTCTGCGAACTGGACCCGAAAGCGGGGCGCGGCCTTGGCCGCCAGACCATGCCGGAAACGCTGGCCTATTCGGTGGTCATGGCAATCCACACCCTGTGGCTTTCGGCGCGCGCAATCGGCGTCGGCATGGGCTGGGTGTCGATTGTCGATCCGGCGGCGGTGAACGGCATGCTCGCCGTGCCTGAAGACTGGCGCTTCGTCGCCATGCTGTGCCTTGGCTATCCGGCCCAGGATAGCGAAACCCCGGAACTGGTCCGGTGCCACTGGCAAGACCGCCTCCCCGCCGATCAGACGAGATTCATCCGATGA
- a CDS encoding ABC transporter ATP-binding protein: MALRFEHLSLTLRSRPVLRDVTGEFSPAGVTVILGANGAGKSTLLSCLAALRVPDSGAVMLDRKPLLAIPAMERARRIGLLPQQADIHWDINVRALVALGRLPHHGRWGRSAADEAAIDDAMAQTDCTGFASRKAQRLSGGEQARVLLARVLAGKPDWVLADEPLANLDPAHQLDAMACFRAAATAGAGVVLVLHDLTQAARIADHLIVMKEGAILASGPAADVLTPAVLEAAYGVRVHIGQDETGAPVIAAMARVA; the protein is encoded by the coding sequence ATGGCCCTGCGATTCGAACATCTCTCGCTCACCCTGCGCAGCCGTCCGGTGCTGCGCGATGTAACCGGGGAATTCTCACCCGCCGGCGTCACGGTCATCCTTGGTGCGAACGGGGCGGGCAAAAGCACGCTGCTGTCGTGCCTGGCCGCCCTGCGCGTACCCGATAGCGGGGCGGTGATGCTGGACCGCAAGCCGTTGCTCGCCATCCCGGCGATGGAGCGCGCGCGCCGGATCGGCCTGCTGCCGCAACAGGCGGACATTCACTGGGACATCAATGTCCGGGCGCTGGTCGCGCTGGGCCGCCTGCCGCATCATGGCCGCTGGGGCCGCAGTGCCGCGGACGAAGCGGCCATCGATGATGCCATGGCGCAGACCGATTGCACCGGCTTTGCCAGCCGCAAGGCGCAGCGGCTTTCGGGCGGGGAACAGGCGCGCGTTCTGCTGGCGCGCGTGTTGGCGGGCAAGCCGGACTGGGTGCTGGCCGATGAACCGCTGGCCAATCTTGATCCGGCGCACCAGCTGGATGCCATGGCCTGCTTCCGCGCGGCGGCAACGGCTGGCGCGGGCGTGGTGCTGGTATTGCATGATCTGACGCAGGCAGCGCGGATCGCCGATCACCTGATCGTGATGAAGGAAGGCGCCATCCTGGCATCCGGCCCTGCTGCCGATGTGTTGACCCCTGCCGTGCTTGAGGCCGCCTATGGTGTGCGGGTTCACATCGGGCAGGATGAAACCGGCGCACCGGTTATCGCGGCGATGGCGCGGGTGGCATGA